The Rhopalosiphum maidis isolate BTI-1 chromosome 4, ASM367621v3, whole genome shotgun sequence region aaacaaatatcttgtatttttatttttagtaaatttaaaatttacattggttatttttttttttaaatgattgttATATGACTAGatacattaattgtaatttgttttacttgTAAAATGTtggtttaagataaaaatagttgGTTTATgctttaataaacttaaatgatccatttattattaaatataaaaatataaaataataatttttagtattatatgtttacattcttaatattttaaaattcataaacagAATTTAGGATTATAAGATTAATGCATAACATtgtgtttttcataattataatattttgtgcaaAACTAAATTCATTCagaattcaaattattcatttcaaagtaaaaattgaCTGTAATACTCAGTGTTTGgttaagtacttataaaatcTAGTTGATTGTACtaaaatgattttcaatttaatatattctataaatgaGTGTTTCTCTTATcaaacattcattatttcaaaatctacgaacgtttttgaaattttctcaTAGTTATCActtgaaatgaaatatttaaaaaaagtactttttttattgttataatttttaatatttcgaatttcttttttcatagtattttgatacataaaaatccgaatgagtagtttatgagttaaaaGCTTAGGTAAGTAGAGTAGTAGACCAACATTTTTTGACgtatcttaaaaaattaaaaagataatcaattttaaataatatattttgaaaactttgtatttcatttcgactggaaattatgtaaaataatgttttttcaaaaacgtaaCACTCAGTATATATAAGTGTTACATTAAGTATTCAGATTAcctttaaattaagaaaatacttGTTTAACATTagattttgatgaatttttacatttataaaatgtaaaaatggcTATCTACCGATGGGTATTAAGCACCTATCACGCTTTGATTCCTCTCCTAAACgtctaaacaataaacatggaTTATATTATCCATTTCAGCTATTTTGTAATGTAAACCTTCTACTAGTTCTTCTCTATTAGTATTtagtctacataatataatataatcaaggTATATCAATTcacctttaatatattattaaaaaaactataaactataatatttattattctattatgtcGCTGAATTGCTGAATGAATGCTGATAATCCAGTTTCAACTGATAAGACAAGTGTTAAGTTGTGTAATATCTGTTATCGATTTTTGTTGTTATCAGAATTCGACGTCACTGATAAAATTTAGACAATATTTCCAAGTTTCCACAAATTTTTTGAGTTAAACTGTTAACAGTATTGAGTATTGTTACTTAAAAAGTTGATCTGTTAATACACTTCCTGTAGGATTTTGAATTCTTaaggtacaaaaaaattacgtcCTACGTCTTAGGGCGACGAGTTGTCTGTCCACCTGTTGACCAAACGTCAGTACACTATTGTACACCCatctaaaatcataaaatatgttattggtGTTATTATGGATAGGGCTGTGACCAGAGAACCAATCTGGCAGAAATGCAGATTTTGCCAAAATGCCACGTTTGAACAATTGCATCAATTTGAACGGTAAGTTTGTTAATATTAGATCTATACATTCAATGgtcaatttgataaaattactgTATTGACATTTCctcattttattttctcatttacagttatatttatatgattaatttttctaatttttgatatagttAACTACAATATGTAAATGGTAAATACAGTCCCATTGAGTCCTCATTCTTTTATCAGCCCTAAatctgttaaaattatttaaaaaaattaaatttaatactaaatactgaAAAATTTAGTCTTGCTCACTGCATTAAACTCGGTAAATTACTTGGTCTATCTAAGTATTTCAAGcctgataaatgataaaatattgaattaaaattgtttctcTTACATTTATTTGGATTTGCTAAGtatcagtaatattatatggtgcCTTGAATCACATTgtagtaatgtaataatactttttttgtactcaaggttatgtaaaaaattgtattgcaattttttttttaatttaattttataatagtggaAATTTCAATAGAtctctattttttattctaaaatattgtataaaaatgtaaataaatattatattttattgattcataactattttataatttgtaattaagtaataaatatatttattagtatatagacATACAGAACTTTTACAAAGTTATTgaacaatgtatttatttaacaaaatgaacataaatatacaattacttgtttatagtattttatatgcatGTATATGACTATTtcaattgatacatttttactcaaatagattaattagaaattactcaaatatttgttaaatttactggaattggaaaaaatcatactaaaattaaataccttatttaacaataaatagactttttattaataattgaattattgtaggtattatatgcaatttaaagatagaaatgtattatacaatttattaaattttaagagtagataaatcaattttgaatttttgttatttattatttatttatggtagTTAATAAAGATGCATTACTACATTcaaatatcaaacaatttttttaaattatttttttagacacTTATATGATGTGCATAGCAGAAGAAAAGATGgtcaatatttttgtgaatatgGTGCCACTAGAATTTGCTGCAAAAAGTCTAATGAATCTGATTACAAAATTCATGTTGTACAAAACCATGCTTTCCATTCAGTTAATTGTGTTGTACCTTATCGTAAAACATCAGATAATAAACGGCCATCAGATGAATGGAATTTCTATTCGGCCTCCCAAAGTCTTGCTACTGTTTTAAACGATCCAAGGCGGCCTCGATCTGTatgtttatggtttttaatttaataaatatctattattaaaaattaaattatgtatgtaaaaaaataaaaattaattttcatttatttttagaaagatttttttactaagATATGGGGTGATAAATTCACTGATACAAATCCAATTCCTCCACCTCAACATTTGCCTGTAGTACGGCCACAATACTTTCAAACTTATCTTAAACGTATACCAAAAGTAAGTAATGTAGCcattttttcagtatttttaatataatttatgtgtgctattaaattttagcgacataaaaaaaatgtggaaCATCagcaaaaaaaagataaacaaGATTATCCTTCTGAAATCCTTCAGCAATTTCCGAATTTACGTTTAACTAAATCAACAGGTAAGattgaaaacataaattatgcatttaaaacaAGTCTAAGGAAAAAAGCTATgagaaaataaactaattaatttatcaaagtaaatcaattacaaagttttgtttgttatattattaattgtttagtttttagtaacaaagattttttattggaactcaaaaattaaatgaaaattattataaatagtataatactaacatttctataaaaatgaaataatttaagtccATTTAATCAGTTTTCTAATATTCTTGATCGCATCCAAATGTTTTAATAGGCGAAGAGatgaaaaattttgtttaacagTTTGTTAAGTGGCTGGTAATgttatgagtatataataaaatgtatgtaaccAACATACTGAAacaacttttttcttttttactatgactttttttttctattaccatattttattacatatctaAATTGCTTTTGAAGCTAAATTaagcaaaattatatatatgtatacttaattttatattactttttagacAGGGtcaattatgatttatctGAGGTTCCGTCTATATTTTTGGAGCCTCATTTTGATCTCAGTAAACGTGAAACATTATTTACCGTATTTCCCAATATATTCCTCACATCAGATACCCATGCAAATGTTGATACAGctaatattagaatatctGATAAATCCGTTCACgagaaaaaagtaattttaaatgtttattttgtgcTGTGTTAAttgaatttgatatttttcatattgttttttttttagttgagcCATTATTTGGATACTGTAGAGGTCAAAATTGCACAACAAGTAAGTTCAAAATCAGAAGCATTTTTTCATACAATGACATCACACGATACTCTTATGGAACAAATTCGTCTATCAATACAACTAGCTCAAAACCTAcggtatgtacattatatattatgatattatcattaatatcttactatttttttttaatgtttgaacattaatatttacgtttgttataaaatactaagtaGTCTAagaatatattcttaaaagtaataaaccaGTTGTAATTCACCTTTTGTTGTTAATGGCTGTTTTACTGCCAGTTAATCGCATTGaacttattgtattttattattttattaattaaaagtaataaatgtttaatacaatgttttaatttttgtttatttatttagttgtagAATCAGAcaagtaaatgaaaaatttgtatcaaaaccgttgacaattttaaaaactaaaaccaccattttaaatcataccaatattattgaaaaggtacgaataaaataataattatataactgtggcaatataattaaaatatttataatttttttttttcatacatctaatcttatttttattgttaatagttGAAATTAATGGCTACAGTATATCACACACAAACAACAATACAAGTATTATTGTCAGCTGCTGATTATGTTGCTGCTTTAGACTTAATTTATACCACTAAGGATTTATTATCTAAGGAACTTTCTGGGGTCCACTGCTtcaggtattaattattattatttataattataaccattttaaaacattgtttgtAGAAGTGACAtttgaatagtataataatttcccatatttaaaaatgtatttcaggCATTTAACTTCagaattaaatgaaattattaaaatgatagatGCATTAATGGCTGGGGAATTCGAACGATGTTCATCAGCAGACCTCAATCGTCCATTAGTTGGAACTGACTTTGAGGTTTTGGaaaaagtatgttttttttaaattttaatcttcatttaaacagtaaaataatattactaatttaattgtttgtcaattttttaataggacaaattattttcaatacttatGGGGATGTTGCGACGTAAAAACTGGGCATTTTTAGAAGCATACAGCAAAGAATGTGAAACAGCAATAAGTGctgcaattaaaaaaagtgttaTAGATACAATTGCAAATAGTGATGTTGATCATCAGATCAATCAGTCatcaaatttagaaaattatttgcaCTGTTTAACAACTAATGAATGGTTGAATATGCTAGAAGACTGTTCTTTCACATTGTCTCTTCTTTTACGAAGAATAAAGGTTAGCtaaaagattattaaatttatttttaccttcatttgaaacattaatttttctagACCAATACtttttggaaattatttatcaaatttgatttttctacaatcaataaactaaatatgtattgcttaataaattcaattttaatttctatttattatggattagttttttagaataatttattctatttaaaaattttaattttaacaaaaataatttataatttaaaatgcaataaccataaatataaattgtatgatatctttgt contains the following coding sequences:
- the LOC113561142 gene encoding vacuolar protein sorting-associated protein 54 gives rise to the protein MDRAVTREPIWQKCRFCQNATFEQLHQFERHLYDVHSRRKDGQYFCEYGATRICCKKSNESDYKIHVVQNHAFHSVNCVVPYRKTSDNKRPSDEWNFYSASQSLATVLNDPRRPRSKDFFTKIWGDKFTDTNPIPPPQHLPVVRPQYFQTYLKRIPKRHKKNVEHQQKKDKQDYPSEILQQFPNLRLTKSTDRVNYDLSEVPSIFLEPHFDLSKRETLFTVFPNIFLTSDTHANVDTANIRISDKSVHEKKLSHYLDTVEVKIAQQVSSKSEAFFHTMTSHDTLMEQIRLSIQLAQNLRCRIRQVNEKFVSKPLTILKTKTTILNHTNIIEKLKLMATVYHTQTTIQVLLSAADYVAALDLIYTTKDLLSKELSGVHCFRHLTSELNEIIKMIDALMAGEFERCSSADLNRPLVGTDFEVLEKDKLFSILMGMLRRKNWAFLEAYSKECETAISAAIKKSVIDTIANSDVDHQINQSSNLENYLHCLTTNEWLNMLEDCSFTLSLLLRRIKAGYNIMQHALNVSANKLNSPNENTIDLEEPSFDYNLTEEDYIKVRAKLTNLLNSITECAVVKYAQLVSKSSSANAVSEQVNGITEQLNGDDESRNYCLSDQKQLLRLSECIKQLSECYVEVCPNQDVGFKILQTAMQSEANNFIKKFHNEKINKLQLILDSENWRQTVVPSEFQHLVEYIQTTGQFSVPKSLSPKTSSKPAQILMVNDESFAVVGTVLLLIQMVAEYCTKADEINLAAQSLLRYVCEILREYNSRSHYLVIQAKAISNKTGLKRITCTNLVLSLRALQLLLWIVPYIQTHFSRFLEESQVNTILNRVKNDMTKHIKDIQDKLNEIVKQIIIQQMSNWEAKPPIPSKSFQTICKHICKLHEAIASILPKIQIQYLYRRIHITFKEILHECIKKMDNTNNDGPLRGIVSSELMFYIKSLESIDALPKEEMALQSMNDIWNENFSTNNSH